TACAACTGGCGATGGTaatcagcgtgcatgcgcctggccggctgcgacacagcctgggatcgaacccgggtctgtagtgacgcctctagcacagtGATGAAGTGCTTTAGACATTTGCACCACTTGGGTGGCCCGTAAGTAACATACTTAAAGTATAATCTACCTACCTATGTAGAAGTAAAGCAGGGTTAATGAAGTGTGAGAGTTCTGGttccaggggggggggggtaaacacTGTGACATATTATCAAACTTGACAGACAGATCTTTACAAAAGCCAGGAAACCTGAATGATGACAGAAGATAATCCTGGTCACAGACTGACACAGCAGGCCTAATTCATTGTTGTGAATAACATGAATATGAAACCCAATGCGGAGGGCTccgtatagctccacattgacataATTGGTTGATAGTAGGTGGGGGCGGGGGGTCCTGTATatacacaaactcacttccttcatAACAGCTCTGCTCTACTCCTCTAAGCGCAAGAAGTATAAATGCcttgacttctgcagaggccgtaTCGCAATAAATGCAGTATGGTCACTGCAGACGTCGGATTGACCACGCAGATCCTTTTAGTAGTACATtggtactgtagtagtagctAGATGTCTGGTCAATAACCTGATGAGAAAGGTTGTTATGTTTGTATTCATATAGTACAATTGATGTCCCTACAACCCTTGTTTCACTTCCACATCATTAGCTCCATTTGGTCTTTCATTGTCCATTTTGCTGCAGCCTCTCCAATCGCTGAAGCAGGGCATTCCCAAAAGCTTCTCTGTAGCCTGGGCTGAGGGTATCCAGCAGTGAATAAATAGTCTCAAAGTATTGGGTGCTCAAGCTCTCATCCACCTGGTCAAAAGCGTAGCCAACCACCTGTAAGATAAAAATAGAGAGTGTCAATCATATACCAGCAGGCCTACACAGAATAACAGCTGAACAGCACAAATGAAATAATGGCACAAATTAAATACTGTTGATATCCCTCACCCTTAGTCCAGCTTCATTGAGCTCAAGGCAATAGCGATTGCCCTCTCTTGTTTCCACGTTGATGTAGGCCACAGCCAAAGCACTGTCCAAATTTGAGGACACATACATTTCGGACACGGCGAACAACACATCGCTGACCACTGCCTCTGCTTCCAACCTCATGTCCTTCACGTGATCAATACAGTCTTCATCGAATAAGGAGACAGGCGAGTCCTCTGGTTGGTAGTCTATCTCCATCTTCTtcaccagacacacacaaaaacaccagACACAACTGTGAGGTTAAAGGTGCAATCAGAAAATGAAGTATAAATGAAGTATAGTAGCTATATGCTATACAACTGTTTTAACTACAAGTGTTTTATCATACAATAATACATGTGTTTTTGTGGTCATCGGATACATTGTAAACTAAGATGTAAAGCTTCAAATGAACGTTTCTCGCACTATGTTCAAGGAGGTAGATGATACAAGCAAGTTCCACCATCATAGAATCCACCTAACGTTAGCTCAAGGGTTTACTATTTTTGGTGGGTGGGCCCAGTCCGTGATTTTTAACAAACATTAGTAGGGCTTTGAAGGCTGGTGTGTTGTGATTGTTTTGAATTAATTAATGAATAATGTGAAAACTATTGTGATGAGTTAGAGTATGACTAGCGCTAGTATCCAATAACATAGTTATTACTGTTTACCACTTATCATTCAGTGACAAGACagtccaccatcaacaccatgttagcttgctagctagcttacGGTCAATAGCAGCCAATATCCGTGGCTATGGGTTCTCTTTTTAGTAGGAATTGTTTTTACAATGACATAATCATGAATATATGTAAACGTCAACAGTATCAGGACATATTGTCATTTTTGTCAAATGAGTTTTTCTAGCTGCGTTATACTCACCTCCTCCGTGGTTGTTTTTACTGTACTTCCGGGTGATCAACAAAGATTTCTGTCATGAAGATTTCAATTTTTATTGCTTTATCAGCATGACTTAACAATGTAGATATTGCCACACGCGTACTTTGGAAATTATTCATTAACAATATCAATAacaaaataatttaaaataataataatcaagatTGTCACAAACAGGACAATCAGTAACGACTCACAATTCCAGTTATCAAAATATTCTGATCAATGTCAGTTGTTCTGTTTGAACACCACCGTAGTTAAACATTGAGATAACACCTTCTCTTTCAACATTGCAATTATTCAGAAGTCATGCGAAAAATTTCAAATGGGATGGTTTGTGGATGAAAAGGCTTTGCTGGAAGCATATGCGCAGTAAACACTTTTAGTTGATTTACGCAGAACGGTGTTGGAGTTTGAATGTGTACTTCCGTCTGCCTTTTTACGTACAGCGGAACGTGGAAAGCGTCAACTTTGCGGAGTCATGAAACTGTAAACAATTCATACAGAAGGGGAGAAATTAAAGCTATTATGTGATTAAATTGCTATATAGAACCCATTATATGACATGTAACATACTGCCTTACCATGTCAGTTGAGCTATATTCAAGATGTTAAAGAGGTTCATGCTAGCTCGGTGCTAGCTAATAAACAATCACAGACGAGAAACAACAAGTCGATGCTGTGGGGATTTAATTTGATAGCCATTGACATACCCTCCAAGCCTGTCGTACGAACTACATCCTTGATATCAAACTGTAAGATTATTTTGGGGCTAGCAGTATTGTCAAACCATTAAAAGAAACCTAGATGTCGGATTTTTTCAGTTAGTGGTATGGACAGGATTATCAAGTGAGCAGACACCCGGCGTTAGCAAGCAATGACGTGATGCCAGAGACCGTTTTGGCTAGCTGATAATGCCACCCATTCGGTTTCGATTTTAGCTTAGAATTAAGGGTTAGGGTGGTGTAACTAACATGCAGCTGCTAACAGTAATGCTGTCTACCTCTCCTAGGAGTGACAATAATATTGCTACTGTACATGGTAACTTACTGGTACTGAATAACTTGTCATCTAGTGTGGTGATCAAATGTATAGTTGAGAGTGAAGTTGAAATTATTGCCAcgtatctccttctctctgtgtgtaaaagGATGTTTTCCTGTCTTTTGGAAGTCATCAGAATGACAAGACTGATACTACCAATGCTAAATTATTTGAAGATAAATGCATAGTTATCCAACATCCTTTTTCTCCGAGCTTAGATCAGCTTAGTTTAGACCTCTATCAAGGCACTGGATCACTGGCACAAGTGCCGTTGGACAAGTGGGTAAGTTCAACCCTTGTTATATTAATAATGGGATTTGTATTGACATACATACTGACAGTGTACCTTTGCCTGAGAGCTTTTTCTCCCCCCTCAGTCTTTAAATGAGATCCCTGATTCAGTGGATGCCCCCTTCAAGGTAATAGAGGGCTTCATCCAGACCATCTCTCTGACCGTACCATGGGCGTCCCTGCTGCAGGAGAACTGTGCCCTGGAGGTCAAGGGGTTGGAGGTGGTGTTCAGACCCCCTTTTCCTCACGCCGGGTCATGAATGAGAATGAGGAGGTAGGAACACATCATTATTGAAACACTAATTTTAACATAATTATTGATCAACAAcaaatttgtcacatgcactaaATAAAtcatgtgtagaccttaccgtgaaaggcttacttacaagcccgtaaccaacaatgcagttttaagaaaatggAGATATGAATAAGCTAAAGTAAAAAGATATACTGTaatcacaataaaataacaataatatacagttgaagtcagaagtttacatacacttaggttagagtcattaaaactcgtttttcaaccaatccacaaatttcttgttaacaaactatagttttggcaagtcagttaggacatctactttgtgcatgacacaagtaattttcccaacaattgtttacagacaaattatttcacttataattcactgtatcacagatccagtgggtcagaagtttacatgcactaagttgactgtacctttaaacagcttggaaaattcccgaaaatgatgtcactgcgttagaagcttctgataggctaattgacatcatttgagtcaattggaggtgtacctgtggatgtatttcaaggccttccttcaaactcagtacctctttgcttgacatcatgggaaaatcaaaagaaatcatgtTCAtgatgatgaaaccaagattgaactctttggcccgaatgccaagcgtcacgtctggaggaaaccaggcaccatccctacagtgaagcatggtggtggcagcatcgtgctgtggggatgtttgttAGCGttagggactgggacactagtcaggatcgagggaaagatgaatggagcaaagtacagacagatccttaatgaaaacctgctccagaacaccttccaacaggacaacgaccctacacacacagccaagacaacgcaggagtagcttcgggacatgtttctgaatgtccttgagtggcccagccagagcccagacttgaacctgatcaaacatctctggagagacctgaaaatatttgttcagcgacgctccccatccaacctgacagagcttgagaggatctgcagagaagaatgggagaaactccctaactacaggtgtgccaagctcccTTCTgcaaaaaacctacactcgatccctccgatgtcatcaactacagaccagtatcccttctttcttttctctccaaaactcttgaacgtgccgtccttggccagctctcccgctatctctctcagaatgaccttcttgatccaaatcagtcaggtttcaagactagtcattcaactgagactgctcttctctgtatcacggaggcgctccgcactgctaaagctaactctctctcctctgctctcatccttcttgacctatcggctgccttcgatactgtgaaccatcagatcctcctctccaccctctccgagttgggcatctccggcgcggcccacgcttggattgcgtcctacctgacaggtcgctcctaccaggtggcgtggcgagaatctgtctcctcaccacgcgctctcaccactggtgtcccgcagggctcggttctaggccctctcctattctcgctatacaccaagtcacttggctctgtcataacctcacatggtctctcctatcattgctatgcagacgacacacaattaatcttctcctttcccccttctgatgaccaggtggcgaatcgcatctctgcatgtctggcagacatatcagtgtggatgacggatcaccacctcaagctgaacctcggcaagacggagctgctcttcctcccgggaaggactgcccgttccatgatctcgccatcacggttgacaactccattgtgtcctcctcccagagcgctaagaaccttggcgtgatcctggacaacaccctgtcgttctcaactaacatcaaggcggtggcccgttcctgtaggttcatgctctacaacatccgcagagtacgaccctgcctcacacaggaagcggcgcaggtcctaatccaggcacttgtcatctcccgtctggattactgcaactcgctgttggctgggctccctgcctgtgccattaaacccctacaactcatccagaacgctgcagcccgtctggtgttcaaccttcccaagttctctcacgtcaccccgctcctccgctctctccactggcttccagttgaagctcgcatccgctacaagaccatggtgcttgcctacggagctgtgaggggaacggcacctcagtacctccaggctctgatcgggccctacacccaaacaagggcactgcgttcatccacctctggcctgctcgcctccctaccactgaggaagtacagttcccgctcagcccagtcaaaactgttcgctgctctggcccccaatggtggaacaaactccccacgacgccaggacagcggagtcaatcaccaccttccggagacacctgtaaccccac
This genomic stretch from Oncorhynchus keta strain PuntledgeMale-10-30-2019 chromosome 29, Oket_V2, whole genome shotgun sequence harbors:
- the gskip gene encoding GSK3-beta interaction protein, whose translation is MEIDYQPEDSPVSLFDEDCIDHVKDMRLEAEAVVSDVLFAVSEMYVSSNLDSALAVAYINVETREGNRYCLELNEAGLRVVGYAFDQVDESLSTQYFETIYSLLDTLSPGYREAFGNALLQRLERLQQNGQ